DNA from Methanomassiliicoccus luminyensis B10:
GAAGTTCTCCACCTCAATCCTCGAGTCCGGGCGGTTGGACAGCCCCTCCCCGGCCCATAGATAGTAGCCGAGGGAGCCGTCCACCGCGGTGAACTCGGTGTGCATGACCAGTCGGACGGTGTGGTCGAAGTCGGCGGAGGAGCGGAACTGCTCGTCCAGGCAGCCCGCCTTCTCCGTCAGCGACTTCCGGAACATGTAGAACGGTCCGAACAGGAACCGCCGGGTGGCCTCGGAACGAGGCAGCGTGGTCGTATCCTTCCACTTGCCTTCGGTCCCGCCGAACTCTGGCACCACCTTGTACTTGCCGTGCACCAGGCCGATGTCGGGATGCGCGTCGAGGCACGCCGCCTGCTTCTCGATCGAATCGGGGGTCCGCAGGTCGTCCAGGTTCCATATAGCCAGGTAGTCTCCCGTGGAGTTGCGGATGCAGTTGTTCCATGACACCGAGTACGGGACCACCTTCTCCTGCACCGTGTACCTGAGGTGCCCCGGGTACTTCTCCTGGAACTCCTCGACAGCGCACAGTTCCCGGGGCGTCGGCTCGTTGAGGTCGATGACCACTTCCAGCCGATCGAAGGCGGTCTGCTCCGCCGCGTTCTGCAGGAACCGCGGCAGGTACTTCTCGCCGCGGTAGCAGGACGTCAGGGTGGAAACGACCGGCCTGCTCATCTGCGGTTCTCCAGATACCACCCTATGGTCCTCTTCAGGCCTTCCCTGAAGTCGGTGCCGGCCCTGAACCCGAACTCCTCGAAGGCGCGGGAGGTGTCGAGCATCCTCCTGGGCTGCCCGTCCGGCTTGGCGGCGTCCCACACGATACCGCCCTGGAAGCCGGTCAGCTCCTGGATGAGGGCGGCGAGGTCCCTGATGGATATCTCGAACCCGGCCCCCAGGTTCACTGGCTCGGGCTTGTCGTACTTCTCCGCCGCCATCACGATGCCCCGGGCCGCGTCCTCCACGTACAGGAACTCGCGTGTCGCCGACCCGGTCCCCCACAGCTCCACCGACGGAGCTCCGCATTCCTTAGCTTCCACGAACTTCTTGATCAGGGCGGGGATGACATGAGAGGAACGGGGGTCGAAATTGTCCCTGGGCCCGTACAAGTTCACCGGCAGGAGGTAGATGCAGTCGAAACCGTACTGCTGGCGGTACGATTGGGACTGCACCAGCAGCATCTTCTTGGCCAGGCCGTACGGCGCGTTGGTCTCCTCGGGATAACCGTTCCAGATATCCTCTTCCCTGAACGGCACGGGAGTGAACTTGGGGTACGCGCAGATGGTCCCCAGGGCCACGAACTTGGGCACGCTCTTCCGCCGGGCCGCCTCTATGAGCTGGATCCCCATGATGGCATTGTCGTAGAACAGAGTGGCGGGGTTCTCTTGGTTGAACCCGATGCCCCCGACGCTGGCGGCGAGATGGATCACGATGTCCTGTCCGTCCACCGCGTCCAGGCAGTTCTCCCAGACCCTAAGGTCCAGGTCCCTGCTCCTCGGGACGGAGATGTCTGAACGTCCCACGCCCTTCTCGTTCACCAGCTGGTCCACCAAGAACGAGCCCAGGAAGCCCGCGCCCCCTGTCACCAGCACCTTCTTGCCGGACCAGAACGACATCAGTCCACCGCCCACCATCGCCGCGGGAACCTTTGCTCCAGGATGCGGTCCCCCTCCCCTACTGGCTCTAGTCCGGCGGCGCGCATGTCCGCGTCCACCATAATGTGGGCCAGCTCCCTGAACTTGATGCGGGGCTCGAAGCCCAGCGCCTCTTTGGACTTCAAGGGATCGGCGATCAGCACCTCCACCTCGGTCGGCCGGAAGTATTTGGGATCTATCCTGACGTAACGGTCCTTCTTCAGCCCGACGTAGTCGAACACCTCGTCCACGAACTCTTCGACGGAGTGGGTCTCCCCGGTTCCGATGACGAAGTCGTCGGCCCTTTCTTGCTGGAGCATCTTCCACATAACCTCGACATACTCGGGCGCGTAGCCCCAGTCCCTCCTCGCTTTCAGGTTCCCGAGGTACAGGTGCTCCTGCTTCTTGGCGGCGATGGCCGCCACGGCGCGGGTGATCTTGCGGGTGACGAAGGTCTCGCCCCTCCTCGGCGACTCATGGTTGAACAATATGCCGTTGCAAGCGAACATATTGTACCCCTCCCGGTAGTTCTTCGTTAGCCAGTAAGCGTACAGCTTTGAACATGCGTACGGCGAGCGCGGGGCGAACGGCGTCCCCTCCGATTGAGGCGGCGAGGCTGAACCGAACATCTCCGAGGAGGAGGCCTGGTAGAACCGAATATGGTTGCCAGACCGCCTTATGGACTCCAGCAGCCTGGTGGTGCCGGTGGCGACGACGTTGGTGGTATATTCAGGCACATCAAAGGACACTCGAACGTGGCTCTGAGCGCCCAGATTGTATATCTCGTCCGGGCGGACGTTGTACACGATGTTGTTTATGGTCTCGGCGTCGGAGAGGTCGCCGTAGTGAAGCTTCAGCCTCACCCCCTCCTCGTGAGGGTCTGAGTAGATGTGGTCTATGCGAGAAGTATTGAATGTGGATGCCCTCCTGATTATGCCATGGACCTCGTAGCCTTTCGATAGCAGGAACTCCGCGAGGTACGAGCCGTCCTGGCCGGTGATGCCAGTGATGAGGGCCTTCTTGGTGACCAAATACACACCGCACGGCTATACTATTGTTGCCATTTAATTGTTGTTTAGACGCCATGCGTACCGCCCGGTTCTGGCCAGCCCATATTCTTGAGCATCCTTAGAAACTAGGTGAGCTTGCCAATTGGGATGTTCCAACTATTGCCGACGTTACGGTTCAGGTATTCCCTTTCTTTAGGCGGGAGGCCCCGGCAAGAACGGCCTCGATCCGCCTTTCCATCGTATGGTCTTTCAACGTTCGCTCGTATCCGGCCTGGGCGATCGCGGCCCTTTCCTCTTCTCTGTCTAGGTAATATTTTATCTTATCCGCCGCATCATTGGCGTCATCATAGGTGACGATCTCTTTTCCGGGGACATAGTATTCGCCGATGTGATCAGTGTTTTTCGTGACCAAGAGGCTTCCGCATCCAGGAGC
Protein-coding regions in this window:
- a CDS encoding glycosyltransferase, which encodes MSRPVVSTLTSCYRGEKYLPRFLQNAAEQTAFDRLEVVIDLNEPTPRELCAVEEFQEKYPGHLRYTVQEKVVPYSVSWNNCIRNSTGDYLAIWNLDDLRTPDSIEKQAACLDAHPDIGLVHGKYKVVPEFGGTEGKWKDTTTLPRSEATRRFLFGPFYMFRKSLTEKAGCLDEQFRSSADFDHTVRLVMHTEFTAVDGSLGYYLWAGEGLSNRPDSRIEVENFAIRMRYGIYDKLWYHYLAKASEYDFYKIRDGAEWIPVSTYVPDYQALLERRYSLWFDKGYVHHFAFKMKKENWAGVRGMLSGLFRRE
- a CDS encoding GDP-L-fucose synthase family protein, translating into MSFWSGKKVLVTGGAGFLGSFLVDQLVNEKGVGRSDISVPRSRDLDLRVWENCLDAVDGQDIVIHLAASVGGIGFNQENPATLFYDNAIMGIQLIEAARRKSVPKFVALGTICAYPKFTPVPFREEDIWNGYPEETNAPYGLAKKMLLVQSQSYRQQYGFDCIYLLPVNLYGPRDNFDPRSSHVIPALIKKFVEAKECGAPSVELWGTGSATREFLYVEDAARGIVMAAEKYDKPEPVNLGAGFEISIRDLAALIQELTGFQGGIVWDAAKPDGQPRRMLDTSRAFEEFGFRAGTDFREGLKRTIGWYLENRR
- the gmd gene encoding GDP-mannose 4,6-dehydratase produces the protein MVTKKALITGITGQDGSYLAEFLLSKGYEVHGIIRRASTFNTSRIDHIYSDPHEEGVRLKLHYGDLSDAETINNIVYNVRPDEIYNLGAQSHVRVSFDVPEYTTNVVATGTTRLLESIRRSGNHIRFYQASSSEMFGSASPPQSEGTPFAPRSPYACSKLYAYWLTKNYREGYNMFACNGILFNHESPRRGETFVTRKITRAVAAIAAKKQEHLYLGNLKARRDWGYAPEYVEVMWKMLQQERADDFVIGTGETHSVEEFVDEVFDYVGLKKDRYVRIDPKYFRPTEVEVLIADPLKSKEALGFEPRIKFRELAHIMVDADMRAAGLEPVGEGDRILEQRFPRRWWAVD